The following proteins are encoded in a genomic region of Pseudoxanthomonas suwonensis 11-1:
- the lpdA gene encoding dihydrolipoyl dehydrogenase yields the protein MANTIEVKVPDIGDYSDVPVIEVLVAVGDTVSKDQGLVTLESDKATLEVPSSAAGVVKEVKAKVGDRLSEGAVVVVLEAEGAAEAPKGAPPAAPAAAPAPAATPAAPAPAPAAAAASAGPVEVKVPDIGDYSNVPVIEVLVAVGEKVKKDQGLVTLESDKATLEVPSSADGVVKEIRVKVGDTLSEGDVVVVLEGEAAAASAPVAPGSKPPVAPSHRAPAEPAAPKPALSTGKTADIECRIVVLGAGPGGYTAAFRAADLGLDTVLIERYASLGGVCLNVGCIPSKALLHSAAIIEEAAHADECGIEFTAPKIHLDKLRAYKEKVVGQLTKGLAGMAKQRKVRTVQGVAKFVSPNELEIAGDDGKTQLLRFEQCIIAAGSQAVKLPNFPWDDPRIMDSTDALELAEVPKKLLVVGGGIIGLEMATVYSALGAKVTVVEFMDQLMPGADRDLVKPLADRLKKQGIEVHLKTKASGVKADKKGITVTFESATEGEKPALESGTWDRVLVAVGRAPNGKKIDAEKAGVQVSDRGFIPVDRQMRTNVPHIFAIGDIVGNPMLAHKATHEGKLAAEVAAGEKKEWVARVIPSVAYTSPEVAWVGVTEGEAKAKGLKVGVGKFPWAASGRAIGIGRTEGFTKLIFDEQTHRIIGAGIVGVHAGDLISELALAIEMGAEAGDIGATVHPHPTLGETVAMAAEVYEGTITDLYIPKKK from the coding sequence ATGGCGAACACGATCGAAGTGAAGGTCCCCGACATCGGCGACTACAGCGATGTCCCGGTGATCGAGGTGCTGGTGGCCGTGGGTGACACGGTCAGCAAGGACCAGGGCCTGGTGACCCTGGAGTCGGACAAGGCCACCCTGGAAGTGCCGTCCTCGGCCGCCGGCGTGGTCAAGGAAGTGAAGGCCAAGGTCGGCGACAGGCTGTCCGAAGGCGCCGTGGTGGTGGTACTGGAAGCCGAAGGCGCCGCCGAGGCCCCGAAGGGGGCCCCTCCTGCGGCTCCCGCGGCTGCTCCGGCCCCGGCTGCCACGCCTGCGGCCCCGGCGCCGGCTCCCGCCGCTGCTGCTGCCAGCGCGGGCCCGGTCGAGGTCAAGGTTCCCGACATCGGCGACTACAGCAACGTGCCGGTGATCGAGGTGCTGGTCGCCGTGGGCGAGAAGGTGAAGAAGGACCAGGGCCTGGTCACGCTGGAATCGGACAAGGCGACGCTGGAAGTACCGTCCTCGGCCGATGGCGTGGTCAAGGAGATCCGGGTCAAGGTCGGCGACACCCTTTCCGAGGGCGACGTGGTGGTGGTGCTGGAAGGCGAAGCCGCCGCCGCTTCCGCCCCGGTCGCACCGGGCAGCAAGCCGCCGGTGGCACCGTCGCACCGTGCTCCCGCCGAGCCGGCCGCGCCCAAGCCGGCGCTGTCCACCGGCAAGACGGCGGACATCGAGTGCCGGATCGTGGTCCTGGGCGCCGGCCCGGGTGGCTACACCGCCGCCTTCCGCGCCGCCGACCTGGGCCTGGATACGGTGCTGATCGAGCGCTATGCCAGCCTCGGCGGCGTCTGCCTCAACGTCGGCTGCATCCCGTCCAAGGCGCTGCTGCATTCGGCCGCGATCATCGAGGAAGCCGCGCATGCCGACGAGTGCGGCATCGAGTTCACGGCGCCGAAGATCCACCTGGACAAGCTGCGCGCCTACAAGGAAAAGGTCGTCGGTCAGCTGACCAAGGGCCTGGCCGGCATGGCGAAGCAGCGCAAGGTGCGCACCGTCCAGGGCGTGGCGAAGTTCGTCTCGCCCAACGAGCTGGAGATCGCCGGCGACGACGGCAAGACCCAGCTGCTGCGCTTCGAGCAGTGCATCATCGCCGCCGGTTCGCAGGCGGTGAAGCTGCCGAACTTCCCGTGGGACGACCCGCGGATCATGGATTCGACCGACGCGCTGGAGCTGGCCGAGGTCCCCAAGAAGCTGCTGGTCGTCGGCGGCGGCATCATCGGCCTGGAAATGGCCACCGTGTACAGCGCCCTGGGCGCCAAGGTCACCGTGGTCGAGTTCATGGACCAGCTGATGCCGGGCGCCGACCGCGACCTGGTCAAGCCACTGGCCGATCGCCTGAAGAAGCAGGGCATCGAGGTGCACCTGAAGACCAAGGCATCCGGGGTGAAGGCCGACAAGAAGGGCATCACCGTGACCTTCGAGTCCGCCACCGAAGGCGAGAAGCCGGCGCTGGAATCGGGCACCTGGGACCGGGTGCTGGTCGCCGTCGGCCGCGCGCCGAACGGGAAGAAGATCGACGCGGAGAAGGCCGGCGTGCAGGTCAGCGACCGCGGCTTCATCCCGGTGGACCGGCAGATGCGCACCAACGTGCCGCACATCTTCGCCATCGGCGACATCGTCGGTAATCCTATGCTGGCCCACAAGGCGACGCACGAGGGCAAGCTGGCCGCGGAAGTGGCCGCCGGCGAGAAGAAGGAGTGGGTGGCGCGGGTGATCCCGTCGGTGGCCTACACCAGCCCGGAAGTGGCATGGGTCGGCGTCACCGAGGGCGAAGCGAAGGCCAAGGGCCTGAAGGTCGGCGTCGGCAAGTTCCCGTGGGCGGCCAGCGGCCGCGCCATCGGCATCGGCCGCACCGAAGGCTTCACCAAGCTCATCTTCGACGAACAGACCCATCGCATCATCGGCGCGGGCATCGTCGGCGTGCATGCCGGCGACCTGATCTCGGAGCTGGCGCTGGCGATCGAGATGGGCGCCGAGGCCGGCGACATCGGCGCGACCGTGCACCCGCACCCGACCCTGGGCGAGACGGTGGCGATGGCGGCGGAGGTGTACGAGGGCACGATCACCGACCTCTACATCCCGAAGAAGAAGTAA